Sequence from the Vanacampus margaritifer isolate UIUO_Vmar chromosome 18, RoL_Vmar_1.0, whole genome shotgun sequence genome:
tccgtttttcagtaatcaacaatagaaaatggttagtttcacctctgttttggaaaaaacgtcttttaacgtctttggcacccctccataggattttactaaacgttatttaacgtttttggcagtcaaagagttaaagtccagtaaataataataataattacaaaactTATAATAATAAGTTGGTGTCTTGCCCATTGTTTGAATGCAAATAAGTAGGAAAAACTTCAACCATCCTTTTACTAAAAATGTTTAAGAATAAGCTGTGACTTAAGGAAAGCATGCAGTTAAATTCAGTCAGGGTCGCGATCACCCATAACCTTAGTTAGGACAACCACCATCGAACATGGATGCATTGATGTTTCCAGGCACAGCCGTCTATAGAACATACGAATATGAACACTTGATCAACTAAATGTCACTCAATCTcctaaaaaaaactcactaaTGTCTTTTTTGAACAGCCATAATGAAAACTGTATGTAGGCTACATAATGAAAAGATTTTGCCATTGCCCTGGGTCACTTGTAAtgtactttgttgttgttgaatattCCTTGGCCAAATTCAGTTTAAACTCCTTTTATATTGAACAAACTCATGCTGTGAACTACTGTATGGTTTTACTGAAAACCGAGAACTGTGAGTGAGGtgatgaaaacctaaaaaaaaaaattctcatgcaGGTGGCTGGGAGTGCGAGTAGAGTTCATCGGGAACTGCATCGTGTTGTTTGCTGCTCTGTTTGCGGTCACTGGAAAGAATGATCTTAACCCTGGCCTTGTGGGTCTGTCAGTATCTTATGCTTTACAGGTACGCGATATGTAAGGCTTCACAAATGTATTCctgaatttgtgttttttaccAAATACTATATAAGAATGTTTACATATTTTTCTAGAGTAACAGCATGTGACTTGGTATAACAAGACTTATTCACATGGAACATCATTCACTTAGTCACGTTCATCGCcatttgttattttcattttgttgaatTCATATGTCACCTGTGTTGCAGGTGACCATGTCTCTGAACTGGATGGTGCGGATGACTTCTGATCTCGAGAACAACATTGTAGCCGTGGAACGAGTGAAGGAATACTCTGAGACCAAGACAGAGGTACAGTATGGAGTAGTTTTCCTACAACAAACAAACTCAGCATATGACTattctaggggtgtcaaaattggtgcgttaatttaaagttatttttatgCCACTTATTTTTGaaacgcgtgattaatgaccgtcccatacttggaaagcctgtactgtggaattccagtcgcaacgcagcacacacatccaaaatttagcagtaataaatataataacaatgcatatatttgtggagattggggtcaagttgcattttacaattttaaaaatgtgcataatttcaaaaattaaagtttagatagctcttaatatgaaaataaaaatacactgagctgtcaccaacgtcttacaaatgtaattatgccatcagaacaatgacctcaacacaaatcaatatcacactcgtgttttacagtacagtgcatcttttaattttaactcaattttatattagttaaattattttattaactcatatttctattagtttaacacttgtttctacttttatgttaacaagagtatgaaacttagaaaataatattatgttgtacattttattgttaaatatataaaaaagtgttttataaataaaatatactattattacatttatcatagatataaaattaatcgtgaattaactattgaagtcatgtaatttattatgatttaatttttttttatcacctgaCACCCTAGAATATTCAGAAGCCTCACCTCTGAAGAATCACTTCTCAGGTGGTACAAATTCAGTCCCTAGTGTAAtgactttgtttttaatgtataaatatTTAGTTTGACAGATCAAACTCTCAAGCATTCCATTTATTGGAAAATGAAACGCtaaagcatctttttttttttgtctgaaaaagTGCTTTGTGCTCTAATAACCCTATGCTGGTGAAAAGTAGGAATTTACAACACATTCCTAAATTCTTGTGCCGCTGTCAACTtgcacaacaacagcaaaaaataaagtcTAGCTCTAAAAGTTAGCTTAACTGTAGTATACTAATTTCCACAGTAAACATGACAAGTAGAAGAGTTGGCAAGTTAGACGTAGATACCATGTTAGCTAAAAATTAGCCTAGCTCTAAAAGTTAGCTTAACTGTAGTATACTCATTTCCACAGTAAACATGACAAGTAGAAGAGTTGGCAGGTGAGAAGTAGATACCATGttagctaacagttagcctagctctAACAATTAGCTTAACTGTTTTATTCTTCTTTCTTACTACTACACTTGTGACATGCTGTTTCTCAAAGGTAAACTTGAGTACATCATTAACAACTATAACTACAAGAGCAAAAAGCACgttgatttgtttttctcctcatgtgtaggtaaaaaaaataaaataaatctgtatATGTACCTTGTTTTAGATAGCTAGTGTGCAATAAGCTTGTGAGAGGCAGAGGACAAAGAATGTGACACTTTGAGTGACAGAAAGATTTAAAAATGGAGATTCttcatttgttctttttatatttctatGCAAAAGGCACCCTGGGAAATCGAAGACAAAAAGCCCCATCCTGATTGGCCCATGCAAGGGAATGTGGACTTCCACAACTACAGTGTCCGGTACCGAGAGGGACTGGATCTTGTTCTCAAAAACTTGACACTGAGTGTCAAAGGAGGAGAGAAGGTACGGGAATAAAGTGATAGAGAAGAAACATGCATGGCCTTACTGACTGCAACATTTTCCACAGGTTGGTATTGTAGGTCGAACAGGAGCTGGCAAGTCATCCATGACGCTCTGCCTCTTCCGCTTGCTGGAAGCCGCTGAAGGCGAGATCTTCATCGACGATGTTAAGATATCGGAGATAGGTCTGCATGACCTGAGGTCCAAACTTACAATCATTCCACAGGTACATATCATATACGTCACAAAAGCATTTCATACCTGAGGTTCAGCACCCTGTGCAGCGGCACATATGGCACATACCAGAAACCAGTTTTCCCAACCAATATTTTCTCCTCATTCTACCTTCTAGAACCCGATGtaagcatgtgtgtgtatgtttttgtcCCAGGAACCAGTCCTATTCTCCGGATCACTGAGGATGAACCTCGACCCCTTTGAGAAGTACACTGATGACGAGGTGTGGAAAGCGCTGCAACATTCCCATTTGCACAAGTTTGTGAGCAACCAGCCAGCTAAACTGGAGATGGAGTGCTCAGAGGGAGGAGAGAACCTCAGGTATGGAGCAGGCAATGTTTCTCCATGATGAGTTGACAGCTTTAGGATTGATTGTGTGATGCCCCATCGTGTTTTCTCAGTGTGGGTCAGAGGCAGCTGGTGTGTTTGGCTCGAGCTCTTCTGAGGAAGACGCGAATCCTCATACTGGATGAAGCTACTGCTGCTATCGACTTGGAGACGGATGATCTCATCCAGTCTACTATCAGGACTCAGTTTGAAGACTGCACCGTTTTTACGATTGCACACAGGCTCAACACTGTTATGGATTACACAAGGTGagaaacatttttgtcttgCTCCATTAAAACAAAGAGTGCGGAAACAGAGACATAAGCATCTTCAATGCTGTGTATTATTTCATTGGTGGTGGGGGAATTCCTTAAGTTTGTGAGCAAACTTAAGTTTAATTCAGCAGGGGATCAAACCATTATCTCCCCACCCAAGACACATTTCTTTGATACATGTTCCTACTTTGTGTCCTTGCAGAGTGCTGGTGTTAGACAAGGGACAGATTGCAGAGTTTGATACTCCTTCCAATCTCATATCACAGCGTGGAATCTTCTACGGAATGGCAAAAGATGCAGGACTGGCGTAGTAGAGCAGCAGCTCTTCATCAACAAGGTTTAGTGTCTTCACAGCACTTACCTGTCGTCTTGAGCGCCATTGCAGACTCATGCCAAATAGGAGTTGCAAATAACTACATGAGGTCATTTAGTCATCTCACACTGAGGGGACAGCAATGCGTGTCAGGGAAATGGCgcaggaaagaagaaaaacaagcttTATTTGCTCCTCCAAAATGGATCGCAAGTGCCTTCAGCCCGTGAGGTGAAAAAAACAAGTGAATGTATCGTTTTCAAGTCATCTATCTACtgcaaaacacaacaagcataggcatttttatgttgttgttttttattagtgTTCAAAGATTTTGTGCCACTGTactgtctgcaaaaaaaaaaaaacctttgtgaTGAACCcacttatttttgtattgtatcattatttaagctgtttttttggttactgatttttttttatgcaaccaGGGAAGTTTGTTCAGTTGATGTGATTCTTCTGTGAACAAAATCTATCTATAAAACTTGAATTCTGTACCagcaaaatatgaaatattgtaatgcttgtaataaaataaaaaagaaaaacatgattgTCATAAATTGAtgcatttatgttttgtttttctccctttttttgtgtttattttatttttatttatttttacaaattttgggggttgtaGCATAAATTCAAGTGGTGGAGCACCCCTTGGactgattgccagccaatcagtCCCTAACCCTTTAGAAAAAAACCAGGTGAATAGGTGGTTACATATTTACTTTTATGAGATATAATACCAGCATGTCACAGTAGAAGTCATTACAAATGCaaacactactttttttttttcaagtaagtTACAACAGTCCAGGCAGTGTGTGGGTTCACTTCACATTTGGGGACagtgtgaatagttgtttgtAGTGACAAATCCAGGATGTAGgatgtatatattttacaaataaatgtgcaGCTACtattggaggaccaaaaatatATGACTATAAATATTTGATAATCTGATTAATTATAAAGATTGCTAATAAATGACTACCCTATCTTGAACGTCCAACTGGAGGTTGACACACGACCAGGAAAATAATGATGTAGTTATGGTAACTAGCCACTAGTGGGCACGATAGTATTTACTTCGATACGATAGTGGCATTTAATTGACGCCACTACTGATGGTGTCACCGTCTAATTAGTGGTTACATGTGCAGAGGGCAGCCAATGGAAACcatggataataataaaaaagagttATCCTAATATTTTGTTCAATGAGCAGCAAATACAATTACACTTCCTGATAACTTTTGTGTCtccaattgagttattataatTTGACATTCACCATATAAGCGGAGATCACCATATTAATGATTTCCTCCAACAATTatcaacaaaatacaaaatagtgGAGAAGATGAATGCCATTATTGATGATGTGATGAATGTATCACTGTGGAAATTTGcatggaaaa
This genomic interval carries:
- the abcc3 gene encoding ATP-binding cassette sub-family C member 3 isoform X5 yields the protein MDAHFLRFYVATSRQLKRLESVSRSPIYSHFSETITGSSVIRAFGRHSAFVSMGDMKVDENQKSYYPGIVSNRWLGVRVEFIGNCIVLFAALFAVTGKNDLNPGLVGLSVSYALQVTMSLNWMVRMTSDLENNIVAVERVKEYSETKTEAPWEIEDKKPHPDWPMQGNVDFHNYSVRYREGLDLVLKNLTLSVKGGEKVGIVGRTGAGKSSMTLCLFRLLEAAEGEIFIDDVKISEIGLHDLRSKLTIIPQEPVLFSGSLRMNLDPFEKYTDDEVWKALQHSHLHKFVSNQPAKLEMECSEGGENLSVGQRQLVCLARALLRKTRILILDEATAAIDLETDDLIQSTIRTQFEDCTVFTIAHRLNTVMDYTRVLVLDKGQIAEFDTPSNLISQRGIFYGMAKDAGLA